A window from Equus caballus isolate H_3958 breed thoroughbred chromosome 8, TB-T2T, whole genome shotgun sequence encodes these proteins:
- the PXN gene encoding paxillin isoform X10: MDDLDALLADLESTTSHISKRPVFLSEETPYSYPTGNHTYQEIAVPPPVPPPPSSEALNGTILDPLDQWQPSASRFVHQQRQSPSPVYSSSAKTSSASVPQDSVGPQCPRAGEEEHVYSFPNKQKSAEPSPTVMSSSLGSNLSELDRLLLELNAVQHNPPGFPTDEANSSPPLPGALSPHYGIPENNSPLGGKAGTLTKEKPKRNGGRGLEDVRPSVESLLDELESSVPSPVPAITVNQGEMSSPQRVTSSQQQTRISASSATRELDELMASLSDFKFMAQGKTGSSSPPGGPPKPGSQLDSMLGSLQSDLNKLGVATVAKGVCGACKKPIAGQVVTAMGKTWHPEHFVCTHCQEEIGSRNFFERDGQPYCEKDYHNLFSPRCYYCNGPILDKVVTALDRTWHPEHFFCAQCGAFFGPEGFHEKDGKAYCRKDYFDMFAPKCGGCARAILENYISALNTLWHPECFVCRECFTPFVNGSFFEHDGQPYCEVHYHERRGSLCSGCQKPITGRCITAMAKKFHPEHFVCAFCLKQLNKGTFKEQNDKPYCQNCFLKLFC, encoded by the exons ACGCCCTGCTGGCAGACTTGGAGTCCACCACTTCCCACATCTCCAAACGGCCTGTGTTCTTGTCAGAGGAGACCCCCTACTCATACCCAACTGGAAACCACACGTACCAGGAGATTGCCGTGCCACCCCCTGTCCCTCCACCCCCATCCAGTGAGGCCCTCAATGGCACCATCCTTGACCCCTTAGACCAGTGGCAGCCCAGCGCCTCCCGATTCGTCCACCAGCAG CGTCAGTCCCCGTCGCCCGTGTACAGCTCCAGTGCCAAAACTTCCAGTGCCTCGGTCCCCCAGGACAGCGTGGGCCCTCAGTGTCCCCGAGCCGGTGAGGAAGAGCACGTCTACAG TTTCCCCAACAAACAGAAGTCAGCTGAGCCTTCACCCACTGTGATGAGCTCCTCTCTGGGCAGCAACCTTTCCGAACTCGACCGCCTGCTGCTGGAACTGAACGCTGTGCAGCATAACCCCCCTGGCTTCCCCACAG aTGAGGCCAACTCAAGCCCCCCGCTTCCTGGGGCTCTGAGCCCCCATTATGGCATCCCGGAGAATAACAGCCCGCTGGGGGGCAAAGCTGGGACCCTGACCAAAGAGAAGCCCAAACGGAATGGGGGCCGGGGCCTGGAGGACGTGCGGCCCAGCGTGGAGAGTCTCTTGGATGAACTGGAGAGCTCCGTGCCCAGCCCCGT CCCTGCCATCACTGTGAACCAGGGTGAGATGAGCAGCCCTCAGCGAGTCACCTCCAGCCAGCAGCAGACTCGAATCTCAGCCTCTTCTGCCACCAGGGAGCTAGATGAACTCATGGCCTCGCTGTCGGATTTTAAG TTCATGGCCCAGGGGAAGACGGGGAGCAGCTCTCCCCCAGGGGGGCCCCCAAAGCCCGGGAGCCAGCTAGACAGCATGCTGGGGAGCCTGCAATCCGACCTGAACAAACTGGGGGTCGCCACGGTTGCCAAAGGGGTCTGCGGGGCCTGCAAGAAGCCCATCGCCGGGCAG GTCGTGACTGCCATGGGGAAGACGTGGCACCCGGAGCACTTCGTCTGCACCCACTGCCAGGAGGAGATCGGATCCCGGAACTTCTTTGAGCGGGATGGACAGCCGTACTGTGAAAAGGACTATCACAACCTCTTCTCTCCGCGCTGCTACTACTGCAACGGTCCCATCCTGGAT AAAGTGGTGACAGCCCTTGACCGAACGTGGCACCCCGAGCACTTCTTCTGTGCCCAGTGTGGCGCCTTCTTCGGTCCTGAAG GGTTCCATGAGAAAGATGGCAAGGCCTACTGCCGGAAGGATTACTTTGACATGTTTGCGCCCAAGTGTGGCGGCTGTGCCCGGGCCATCCTGGAGAACTACATCTCGGCCCTCAACACCCTCTGGCATCCTGAGTGCTTCGTGTGCCGG GAATGCTTCACGCCATTCGTCAATGGCAGCTTCTTTGAGCACGACGGGCAGCCCTACTGTGAGGTGCACTACCACGAGCGGCGCGGCTCCCTGTGCTCTGGCTGCCAGAAGCCCATCACCGGCCGCTGCATCACCGCCATGGCCAAGAAATTCCACCCAGAGCACTTCGTCTGTGCCTTCTGCCTCAAGCAGCTCAACAAGGGCACCTTCAAGGAGCAGAACGACAAGCCTTACTGTCAGAACTGCTTCCTCAAGCTCTTCTGCTAG
- the PXN gene encoding paxillin isoform X8 — translation MDDLDALLADLESTTSHISKRPVFLSEETPYSYPTGNHTYQEIAVPPPVPPPPSSEALNGTILDPLDQWQPSASRFVHQQRQSPSPVYSSSAKTSSASVPQDSVGPQCPRAGEEEHVYSFPNKQKSAEPSPTVMSSSLGSNLSELDRLLLELNAVQHNPPGFPTDEANSSPPLPGALSPHYGIPENNSPLGGKAGTLTKEKPKRNGGRGLEDVRPSVESLLDELESSVPSPVPAITVNQGEMSSPQRVTSSQQQTRISASSATRELDELMASLSDFKVQGLEQRADGELCWAAGWPPNGRQSSPEGQDEGGFMAQGKTGSSSPPGGPPKPGSQLDSMLGSLQSDLNKLGVATVAKGVCGACKKPIAGQVVTAMGKTWHPEHFVCTHCQEEIGSRNFFERDGQPYCEKDYHNLFSPRCYYCNGPILDKVVTALDRTWHPEHFFCAQCGAFFGPEGFHEKDGKAYCRKDYFDMFAPKCGGCARAILENYISALNTLWHPECFVCRECFTPFVNGSFFEHDGQPYCEVHYHERRGSLCSGCQKPITGRCITAMAKKFHPEHFVCAFCLKQLNKGTFKEQNDKPYCQNCFLKLFC, via the exons ACGCCCTGCTGGCAGACTTGGAGTCCACCACTTCCCACATCTCCAAACGGCCTGTGTTCTTGTCAGAGGAGACCCCCTACTCATACCCAACTGGAAACCACACGTACCAGGAGATTGCCGTGCCACCCCCTGTCCCTCCACCCCCATCCAGTGAGGCCCTCAATGGCACCATCCTTGACCCCTTAGACCAGTGGCAGCCCAGCGCCTCCCGATTCGTCCACCAGCAG CGTCAGTCCCCGTCGCCCGTGTACAGCTCCAGTGCCAAAACTTCCAGTGCCTCGGTCCCCCAGGACAGCGTGGGCCCTCAGTGTCCCCGAGCCGGTGAGGAAGAGCACGTCTACAG TTTCCCCAACAAACAGAAGTCAGCTGAGCCTTCACCCACTGTGATGAGCTCCTCTCTGGGCAGCAACCTTTCCGAACTCGACCGCCTGCTGCTGGAACTGAACGCTGTGCAGCATAACCCCCCTGGCTTCCCCACAG aTGAGGCCAACTCAAGCCCCCCGCTTCCTGGGGCTCTGAGCCCCCATTATGGCATCCCGGAGAATAACAGCCCGCTGGGGGGCAAAGCTGGGACCCTGACCAAAGAGAAGCCCAAACGGAATGGGGGCCGGGGCCTGGAGGACGTGCGGCCCAGCGTGGAGAGTCTCTTGGATGAACTGGAGAGCTCCGTGCCCAGCCCCGT CCCTGCCATCACTGTGAACCAGGGTGAGATGAGCAGCCCTCAGCGAGTCACCTCCAGCCAGCAGCAGACTCGAATCTCAGCCTCTTCTGCCACCAGGGAGCTAGATGAACTCATGGCCTCGCTGTCGGATTTTAAG GTCCAGGGCCTGGAACAAAGAGCAGATGGAGAGCTGTGCTGGGCAGCTGGCTGGCCTCCGAACGGCAGGCAGAGCAGTCCTGAAGGGCAGGACGAGGGAGGG TTCATGGCCCAGGGGAAGACGGGGAGCAGCTCTCCCCCAGGGGGGCCCCCAAAGCCCGGGAGCCAGCTAGACAGCATGCTGGGGAGCCTGCAATCCGACCTGAACAAACTGGGGGTCGCCACGGTTGCCAAAGGGGTCTGCGGGGCCTGCAAGAAGCCCATCGCCGGGCAG GTCGTGACTGCCATGGGGAAGACGTGGCACCCGGAGCACTTCGTCTGCACCCACTGCCAGGAGGAGATCGGATCCCGGAACTTCTTTGAGCGGGATGGACAGCCGTACTGTGAAAAGGACTATCACAACCTCTTCTCTCCGCGCTGCTACTACTGCAACGGTCCCATCCTGGAT AAAGTGGTGACAGCCCTTGACCGAACGTGGCACCCCGAGCACTTCTTCTGTGCCCAGTGTGGCGCCTTCTTCGGTCCTGAAG GGTTCCATGAGAAAGATGGCAAGGCCTACTGCCGGAAGGATTACTTTGACATGTTTGCGCCCAAGTGTGGCGGCTGTGCCCGGGCCATCCTGGAGAACTACATCTCGGCCCTCAACACCCTCTGGCATCCTGAGTGCTTCGTGTGCCGG GAATGCTTCACGCCATTCGTCAATGGCAGCTTCTTTGAGCACGACGGGCAGCCCTACTGTGAGGTGCACTACCACGAGCGGCGCGGCTCCCTGTGCTCTGGCTGCCAGAAGCCCATCACCGGCCGCTGCATCACCGCCATGGCCAAGAAATTCCACCCAGAGCACTTCGTCTGTGCCTTCTGCCTCAAGCAGCTCAACAAGGGCACCTTCAAGGAGCAGAACGACAAGCCTTACTGTCAGAACTGCTTCCTCAAGCTCTTCTGCTAG
- the PXN gene encoding paxillin isoform X9, whose product MRRHPGRGMEGLEAADALLADLESTTSHISKRPVFLSEETPYSYPTGNHTYQEIAVPPPVPPPPSSEALNGTILDPLDQWQPSASRFVHQQRQSPSPVYSSSAKTSSASVPQDSVGPQCPRAGEEEHVYSFPNKQKSAEPSPTVMSSSLGSNLSELDRLLLELNAVQHNPPGFPTDEANSSPPLPGALSPHYGIPENNSPLGGKAGTLTKEKPKRNGGRGLEDVRPSVESLLDELESSVPSPVPAITVNQGEMSSPQRVTSSQQQTRISASSATRELDELMASLSDFKFMAQGKTGSSSPPGGPPKPGSQLDSMLGSLQSDLNKLGVATVAKGVCGACKKPIAGQVVTAMGKTWHPEHFVCTHCQEEIGSRNFFERDGQPYCEKDYHNLFSPRCYYCNGPILDKVVTALDRTWHPEHFFCAQCGAFFGPEGFHEKDGKAYCRKDYFDMFAPKCGGCARAILENYISALNTLWHPECFVCRECFTPFVNGSFFEHDGQPYCEVHYHERRGSLCSGCQKPITGRCITAMAKKFHPEHFVCAFCLKQLNKGTFKEQNDKPYCQNCFLKLFC is encoded by the exons ACGCCCTGCTGGCAGACTTGGAGTCCACCACTTCCCACATCTCCAAACGGCCTGTGTTCTTGTCAGAGGAGACCCCCTACTCATACCCAACTGGAAACCACACGTACCAGGAGATTGCCGTGCCACCCCCTGTCCCTCCACCCCCATCCAGTGAGGCCCTCAATGGCACCATCCTTGACCCCTTAGACCAGTGGCAGCCCAGCGCCTCCCGATTCGTCCACCAGCAG CGTCAGTCCCCGTCGCCCGTGTACAGCTCCAGTGCCAAAACTTCCAGTGCCTCGGTCCCCCAGGACAGCGTGGGCCCTCAGTGTCCCCGAGCCGGTGAGGAAGAGCACGTCTACAG TTTCCCCAACAAACAGAAGTCAGCTGAGCCTTCACCCACTGTGATGAGCTCCTCTCTGGGCAGCAACCTTTCCGAACTCGACCGCCTGCTGCTGGAACTGAACGCTGTGCAGCATAACCCCCCTGGCTTCCCCACAG aTGAGGCCAACTCAAGCCCCCCGCTTCCTGGGGCTCTGAGCCCCCATTATGGCATCCCGGAGAATAACAGCCCGCTGGGGGGCAAAGCTGGGACCCTGACCAAAGAGAAGCCCAAACGGAATGGGGGCCGGGGCCTGGAGGACGTGCGGCCCAGCGTGGAGAGTCTCTTGGATGAACTGGAGAGCTCCGTGCCCAGCCCCGT CCCTGCCATCACTGTGAACCAGGGTGAGATGAGCAGCCCTCAGCGAGTCACCTCCAGCCAGCAGCAGACTCGAATCTCAGCCTCTTCTGCCACCAGGGAGCTAGATGAACTCATGGCCTCGCTGTCGGATTTTAAG TTCATGGCCCAGGGGAAGACGGGGAGCAGCTCTCCCCCAGGGGGGCCCCCAAAGCCCGGGAGCCAGCTAGACAGCATGCTGGGGAGCCTGCAATCCGACCTGAACAAACTGGGGGTCGCCACGGTTGCCAAAGGGGTCTGCGGGGCCTGCAAGAAGCCCATCGCCGGGCAG GTCGTGACTGCCATGGGGAAGACGTGGCACCCGGAGCACTTCGTCTGCACCCACTGCCAGGAGGAGATCGGATCCCGGAACTTCTTTGAGCGGGATGGACAGCCGTACTGTGAAAAGGACTATCACAACCTCTTCTCTCCGCGCTGCTACTACTGCAACGGTCCCATCCTGGAT AAAGTGGTGACAGCCCTTGACCGAACGTGGCACCCCGAGCACTTCTTCTGTGCCCAGTGTGGCGCCTTCTTCGGTCCTGAAG GGTTCCATGAGAAAGATGGCAAGGCCTACTGCCGGAAGGATTACTTTGACATGTTTGCGCCCAAGTGTGGCGGCTGTGCCCGGGCCATCCTGGAGAACTACATCTCGGCCCTCAACACCCTCTGGCATCCTGAGTGCTTCGTGTGCCGG GAATGCTTCACGCCATTCGTCAATGGCAGCTTCTTTGAGCACGACGGGCAGCCCTACTGTGAGGTGCACTACCACGAGCGGCGCGGCTCCCTGTGCTCTGGCTGCCAGAAGCCCATCACCGGCCGCTGCATCACCGCCATGGCCAAGAAATTCCACCCAGAGCACTTCGTCTGTGCCTTCTGCCTCAAGCAGCTCAACAAGGGCACCTTCAAGGAGCAGAACGACAAGCCTTACTGTCAGAACTGCTTCCTCAAGCTCTTCTGCTAG
- the PXN gene encoding paxillin isoform X7, protein MRRHPGRGMEGLEAADALLADLESTTSHISKRPVFLSEETPYSYPTGNHTYQEIAVPPPVPPPPSSEALNGTILDPLDQWQPSASRFVHQQRQSPSPVYSSSAKTSSASVPQDSVGPQCPRAGEEEHVYSFPNKQKSAEPSPTVMSSSLGSNLSELDRLLLELNAVQHNPPGFPTDEANSSPPLPGALSPHYGIPENNSPLGGKAGTLTKEKPKRNGGRGLEDVRPSVESLLDELESSVPSPVPAITVNQGEMSSPQRVTSSQQQTRISASSATRELDELMASLSDFKVQGLEQRADGELCWAAGWPPNGRQSSPEGQDEGGFMAQGKTGSSSPPGGPPKPGSQLDSMLGSLQSDLNKLGVATVAKGVCGACKKPIAGQVVTAMGKTWHPEHFVCTHCQEEIGSRNFFERDGQPYCEKDYHNLFSPRCYYCNGPILDKVVTALDRTWHPEHFFCAQCGAFFGPEGFHEKDGKAYCRKDYFDMFAPKCGGCARAILENYISALNTLWHPECFVCRECFTPFVNGSFFEHDGQPYCEVHYHERRGSLCSGCQKPITGRCITAMAKKFHPEHFVCAFCLKQLNKGTFKEQNDKPYCQNCFLKLFC, encoded by the exons ACGCCCTGCTGGCAGACTTGGAGTCCACCACTTCCCACATCTCCAAACGGCCTGTGTTCTTGTCAGAGGAGACCCCCTACTCATACCCAACTGGAAACCACACGTACCAGGAGATTGCCGTGCCACCCCCTGTCCCTCCACCCCCATCCAGTGAGGCCCTCAATGGCACCATCCTTGACCCCTTAGACCAGTGGCAGCCCAGCGCCTCCCGATTCGTCCACCAGCAG CGTCAGTCCCCGTCGCCCGTGTACAGCTCCAGTGCCAAAACTTCCAGTGCCTCGGTCCCCCAGGACAGCGTGGGCCCTCAGTGTCCCCGAGCCGGTGAGGAAGAGCACGTCTACAG TTTCCCCAACAAACAGAAGTCAGCTGAGCCTTCACCCACTGTGATGAGCTCCTCTCTGGGCAGCAACCTTTCCGAACTCGACCGCCTGCTGCTGGAACTGAACGCTGTGCAGCATAACCCCCCTGGCTTCCCCACAG aTGAGGCCAACTCAAGCCCCCCGCTTCCTGGGGCTCTGAGCCCCCATTATGGCATCCCGGAGAATAACAGCCCGCTGGGGGGCAAAGCTGGGACCCTGACCAAAGAGAAGCCCAAACGGAATGGGGGCCGGGGCCTGGAGGACGTGCGGCCCAGCGTGGAGAGTCTCTTGGATGAACTGGAGAGCTCCGTGCCCAGCCCCGT CCCTGCCATCACTGTGAACCAGGGTGAGATGAGCAGCCCTCAGCGAGTCACCTCCAGCCAGCAGCAGACTCGAATCTCAGCCTCTTCTGCCACCAGGGAGCTAGATGAACTCATGGCCTCGCTGTCGGATTTTAAG GTCCAGGGCCTGGAACAAAGAGCAGATGGAGAGCTGTGCTGGGCAGCTGGCTGGCCTCCGAACGGCAGGCAGAGCAGTCCTGAAGGGCAGGACGAGGGAGGG TTCATGGCCCAGGGGAAGACGGGGAGCAGCTCTCCCCCAGGGGGGCCCCCAAAGCCCGGGAGCCAGCTAGACAGCATGCTGGGGAGCCTGCAATCCGACCTGAACAAACTGGGGGTCGCCACGGTTGCCAAAGGGGTCTGCGGGGCCTGCAAGAAGCCCATCGCCGGGCAG GTCGTGACTGCCATGGGGAAGACGTGGCACCCGGAGCACTTCGTCTGCACCCACTGCCAGGAGGAGATCGGATCCCGGAACTTCTTTGAGCGGGATGGACAGCCGTACTGTGAAAAGGACTATCACAACCTCTTCTCTCCGCGCTGCTACTACTGCAACGGTCCCATCCTGGAT AAAGTGGTGACAGCCCTTGACCGAACGTGGCACCCCGAGCACTTCTTCTGTGCCCAGTGTGGCGCCTTCTTCGGTCCTGAAG GGTTCCATGAGAAAGATGGCAAGGCCTACTGCCGGAAGGATTACTTTGACATGTTTGCGCCCAAGTGTGGCGGCTGTGCCCGGGCCATCCTGGAGAACTACATCTCGGCCCTCAACACCCTCTGGCATCCTGAGTGCTTCGTGTGCCGG GAATGCTTCACGCCATTCGTCAATGGCAGCTTCTTTGAGCACGACGGGCAGCCCTACTGTGAGGTGCACTACCACGAGCGGCGCGGCTCCCTGTGCTCTGGCTGCCAGAAGCCCATCACCGGCCGCTGCATCACCGCCATGGCCAAGAAATTCCACCCAGAGCACTTCGTCTGTGCCTTCTGCCTCAAGCAGCTCAACAAGGGCACCTTCAAGGAGCAGAACGACAAGCCTTACTGTCAGAACTGCTTCCTCAAGCTCTTCTGCTAG
- the PXN gene encoding paxillin isoform X12 codes for MSSSLGSNLSELDRLLLELNAVQHNPPGFPTDEANSSPPLPGALSPHYGIPENNSPLGGKAGTLTKEKPKRNGGRGLEDVRPSVESLLDELESSVPSPVPAITVNQGEMSSPQRVTSSQQQTRISASSATRELDELMASLSDFKFMAQGKTGSSSPPGGPPKPGSQLDSMLGSLQSDLNKLGVATVAKGVCGACKKPIAGQVVTAMGKTWHPEHFVCTHCQEEIGSRNFFERDGQPYCEKDYHNLFSPRCYYCNGPILDKVVTALDRTWHPEHFFCAQCGAFFGPEGFHEKDGKAYCRKDYFDMFAPKCGGCARAILENYISALNTLWHPECFVCRECFTPFVNGSFFEHDGQPYCEVHYHERRGSLCSGCQKPITGRCITAMAKKFHPEHFVCAFCLKQLNKGTFKEQNDKPYCQNCFLKLFC; via the exons ATGAGCTCCTCTCTGGGCAGCAACCTTTCCGAACTCGACCGCCTGCTGCTGGAACTGAACGCTGTGCAGCATAACCCCCCTGGCTTCCCCACAG aTGAGGCCAACTCAAGCCCCCCGCTTCCTGGGGCTCTGAGCCCCCATTATGGCATCCCGGAGAATAACAGCCCGCTGGGGGGCAAAGCTGGGACCCTGACCAAAGAGAAGCCCAAACGGAATGGGGGCCGGGGCCTGGAGGACGTGCGGCCCAGCGTGGAGAGTCTCTTGGATGAACTGGAGAGCTCCGTGCCCAGCCCCGT CCCTGCCATCACTGTGAACCAGGGTGAGATGAGCAGCCCTCAGCGAGTCACCTCCAGCCAGCAGCAGACTCGAATCTCAGCCTCTTCTGCCACCAGGGAGCTAGATGAACTCATGGCCTCGCTGTCGGATTTTAAG TTCATGGCCCAGGGGAAGACGGGGAGCAGCTCTCCCCCAGGGGGGCCCCCAAAGCCCGGGAGCCAGCTAGACAGCATGCTGGGGAGCCTGCAATCCGACCTGAACAAACTGGGGGTCGCCACGGTTGCCAAAGGGGTCTGCGGGGCCTGCAAGAAGCCCATCGCCGGGCAG GTCGTGACTGCCATGGGGAAGACGTGGCACCCGGAGCACTTCGTCTGCACCCACTGCCAGGAGGAGATCGGATCCCGGAACTTCTTTGAGCGGGATGGACAGCCGTACTGTGAAAAGGACTATCACAACCTCTTCTCTCCGCGCTGCTACTACTGCAACGGTCCCATCCTGGAT AAAGTGGTGACAGCCCTTGACCGAACGTGGCACCCCGAGCACTTCTTCTGTGCCCAGTGTGGCGCCTTCTTCGGTCCTGAAG GGTTCCATGAGAAAGATGGCAAGGCCTACTGCCGGAAGGATTACTTTGACATGTTTGCGCCCAAGTGTGGCGGCTGTGCCCGGGCCATCCTGGAGAACTACATCTCGGCCCTCAACACCCTCTGGCATCCTGAGTGCTTCGTGTGCCGG GAATGCTTCACGCCATTCGTCAATGGCAGCTTCTTTGAGCACGACGGGCAGCCCTACTGTGAGGTGCACTACCACGAGCGGCGCGGCTCCCTGTGCTCTGGCTGCCAGAAGCCCATCACCGGCCGCTGCATCACCGCCATGGCCAAGAAATTCCACCCAGAGCACTTCGTCTGTGCCTTCTGCCTCAAGCAGCTCAACAAGGGCACCTTCAAGGAGCAGAACGACAAGCCTTACTGTCAGAACTGCTTCCTCAAGCTCTTCTGCTAG
- the PXN gene encoding paxillin isoform X3 has translation MSSSLGSNLSELDRLLLELNAVQHNPPGFPTDEANSSPPLPGALSPHYGIPENNSPLGGKAGTLTKEKPKRNGGRGLEDVRPSVESLLDELESSVPSPVPAITVNQGEMSSPQRVTSSQQQTRISASSATRELDELMASLSDFKTSSSAVALSAPGLLPNSAPSPHHILPSPLPPGGHGHTLEVLCAEGNDSGRGLLPPVAPSWLDLAGLGVMPDTPNSRFPSAEGSLGPSGTESQAQVWRDPPDLMSELSRAPPYHSLPRAGCTGPPEPGDPQGPSRSPLYSEGSMAATWSQPWALEVLRPETPHGATPTFQEVTEPAVKAVDRQTVFPDTWRPTKERGQRKERARPEPAEAEGSCPAPVDEQLGGETPMKGSLVRPTQGPETPRRPEATTEAAAEAKRKQPESPHAAVMDTPSTTERISTSGQIRSVIRRSRETGHAHPMSREPSPRRRLDPATLSRTPSQERLIAELQGRLGIQPEAEEAAGAAGASTEDWLTEGVIITVQPRGRRAGGQLVEKVVFPPGSPIPLRRTFSVLASPPPVPLLQDRKDASASSSSPKPSLPAPSVLGPSALTHGSSGVQSDEAGSWEDDAQGPTPPPPAPHTGRSVGCQTDEDPLFPPMQVQGLEQRADGELCWAAGWPPNGRQSSPEGQDEGGFMAQGKTGSSSPPGGPPKPGSQLDSMLGSLQSDLNKLGVATVAKGVCGACKKPIAGQVVTAMGKTWHPEHFVCTHCQEEIGSRNFFERDGQPYCEKDYHNLFSPRCYYCNGPILDKVVTALDRTWHPEHFFCAQCGAFFGPEGFHEKDGKAYCRKDYFDMFAPKCGGCARAILENYISALNTLWHPECFVCRECFTPFVNGSFFEHDGQPYCEVHYHERRGSLCSGCQKPITGRCITAMAKKFHPEHFVCAFCLKQLNKGTFKEQNDKPYCQNCFLKLFC, from the exons ATGAGCTCCTCTCTGGGCAGCAACCTTTCCGAACTCGACCGCCTGCTGCTGGAACTGAACGCTGTGCAGCATAACCCCCCTGGCTTCCCCACAG aTGAGGCCAACTCAAGCCCCCCGCTTCCTGGGGCTCTGAGCCCCCATTATGGCATCCCGGAGAATAACAGCCCGCTGGGGGGCAAAGCTGGGACCCTGACCAAAGAGAAGCCCAAACGGAATGGGGGCCGGGGCCTGGAGGACGTGCGGCCCAGCGTGGAGAGTCTCTTGGATGAACTGGAGAGCTCCGTGCCCAGCCCCGT CCCTGCCATCACTGTGAACCAGGGTGAGATGAGCAGCCCTCAGCGAGTCACCTCCAGCCAGCAGCAGACTCGAATCTCAGCCTCTTCTGCCACCAGGGAGCTAGATGAACTCATGGCCTCGCTGTCGGATTTTAAG aCCAGCTCCTCTGCTGTGGCCTTGAGTGCCCCGGGGCTGCTGCCCAACTCAGCTCCATCCCCACACCACAtacttccctctcctcttcctcctggaggCCATGGTCACACCCTGGAGGTCCTCTGCGCTGAGGGCAATGATAGTGGACGGGGCCTTTTGCCTCCTGTGGCCCCCAGCTGGCTTGATTTGGCTGGCCTCGGGGTGATGCCTGACACCCCCAACTCAAGGTTTCCCTCTGCAGAGGGTTCTCTGGGGCCATCTGGTACAGAGAGCCAGGCTCAAGTTTGGAGGGACCCACCAGACCTCATGAGTGAGCTCTCCAGGGCTCCCCCGTACCACTCTCTACCCCGAGCTGGGTGTACAGGTCCCCCGGAGCCTGGAGACCCCCAAGGGCCGTCGAGAAGTCCTTTGTACTCGGAGGGGTCTATGGCTGCCACTTGGTCGCAGCCGTGGGCTTTGGAGGTACTCAGGCCTGAGACTCCCCATGGAGCTACGCCCACCTTCCAGGAAGTAACCGAGCCAGCTGTCAAGGCTGTGGACCGTCAGACTGTGTTCCCAGATACCTGGAGGCCCACGAAGGAACgtggacagaggaaggagagggcaaGGCCAGAGCCAGCGGAGGCGGAAGGCAGCTGCCCTGCCCCAGTTGATGAGCAGTTAGGTGGAGAGACGCCCATGAAGGGAAGCCTGGTCAGGCCAACCCAGGGACCCGAGACCCCCAGGCGGCCAGAGGCCACCACCGAAGCTGCTGCCGAGGCCAAGCGGAAACAGCCAGAGTCTCCACATGCCGCGGTCATGGACACACCCAGCACCACTGAGAGGATTTCCACCTCCGGCCAG ATCCGCTCTGTGATCAGGAGGAGCCGGGAGACGGGCCACGCGCACCCCATGTCCCGGGAGCCCTCCCCTCGCCGCCGGCTGGACCCCGCCACCCTGAGCAGGACCCCATCCCAGGAGCGGCTCATCGCAGAGCTGCAGGGTCGGCTGGGCATCCAGCCGGAGGCGGAGGAGGCAGCGGGGGCAGCAGGGGCCTCCACCGAGGACTGGCTGACCGAGGGCGTCATCATCACTGTGCAGCCACGTGGGAGGCGGGCCGGGGGGCAGCTTGTAGAGAAG gTTGTCTTCCCTCCTGGCTCTCCCATTCCCCTGAGAAGAACCTTCTCTGTtctggcttctcctcctcctgtcccttTGCTCCAGGATCGCAAAGATGCCTCGGCCAGCAGCTCTTCTCCCAAGCCCAGCCTGCCTGCCCCGTCTGTCCTGGGGCCCTCAGCTCTCACCCATGGTTCCTCTGGGGTCCAGAGTGATGAGGCAGGGTCCTGGGAAGACGATGCGCAgggtcccacccctccccctcctgcgCCCCACACTGGGAGGTCTGTGGGCTGCCAGACCGACGAGGACCCACTCTTCCCCCCGATGCAG GTCCAGGGCCTGGAACAAAGAGCAGATGGAGAGCTGTGCTGGGCAGCTGGCTGGCCTCCGAACGGCAGGCAGAGCAGTCCTGAAGGGCAGGACGAGGGAGGG TTCATGGCCCAGGGGAAGACGGGGAGCAGCTCTCCCCCAGGGGGGCCCCCAAAGCCCGGGAGCCAGCTAGACAGCATGCTGGGGAGCCTGCAATCCGACCTGAACAAACTGGGGGTCGCCACGGTTGCCAAAGGGGTCTGCGGGGCCTGCAAGAAGCCCATCGCCGGGCAG GTCGTGACTGCCATGGGGAAGACGTGGCACCCGGAGCACTTCGTCTGCACCCACTGCCAGGAGGAGATCGGATCCCGGAACTTCTTTGAGCGGGATGGACAGCCGTACTGTGAAAAGGACTATCACAACCTCTTCTCTCCGCGCTGCTACTACTGCAACGGTCCCATCCTGGAT AAAGTGGTGACAGCCCTTGACCGAACGTGGCACCCCGAGCACTTCTTCTGTGCCCAGTGTGGCGCCTTCTTCGGTCCTGAAG GGTTCCATGAGAAAGATGGCAAGGCCTACTGCCGGAAGGATTACTTTGACATGTTTGCGCCCAAGTGTGGCGGCTGTGCCCGGGCCATCCTGGAGAACTACATCTCGGCCCTCAACACCCTCTGGCATCCTGAGTGCTTCGTGTGCCGG GAATGCTTCACGCCATTCGTCAATGGCAGCTTCTTTGAGCACGACGGGCAGCCCTACTGTGAGGTGCACTACCACGAGCGGCGCGGCTCCCTGTGCTCTGGCTGCCAGAAGCCCATCACCGGCCGCTGCATCACCGCCATGGCCAAGAAATTCCACCCAGAGCACTTCGTCTGTGCCTTCTGCCTCAAGCAGCTCAACAAGGGCACCTTCAAGGAGCAGAACGACAAGCCTTACTGTCAGAACTGCTTCCTCAAGCTCTTCTGCTAG